Part of the Tolypothrix sp. PCC 7910 genome, TGATGGATTTCATGTTTGATCTAATTGATGGTGATGGGGATGGAGAAATTACTGTCAAAGAGTACAAACAGTTTGCTACCTGCTGGAATCGCAGTGAAACTGAGGCAGGCGAAACATTTCTAAAGCTGGACTTAAATGGGGATGGTTGCCTAACAAAACTAGAGATTTTGCAACACTTCGACGATTTTTGTTATGGCAACGATCCTGAAGTTCCTGGTAACTGGCTTTGGGGCCCATTATCATGAGTTGTTATGTATGCATATCGTGCTTTGATCGCAATAAATAACTGCTAGCTGCAATCAAAAGAATTGAAATTGCCAGATATAGCAGGTCAAGGGTTGTTGCAATTGGCATCTCCAGGACTTTTTTAAAAAAGGCAACCACAAGAACCATAACAATCACTTTCAAGACTTTGTCTTTTAACTGGTCGAGAGATTTAATTTCTAAAATCTGAATTTCTTCATTCTGTCTGCCTACATCAATTTTTGAGATAAACAATTCATAAATTCCGAAACTAAATATCATTAGAACAATACCGATTAAGTAGAGATCAATACCACCAATAATGCCACCGAGGATAATTTTTGCTGTTTCCTCATGTTTAAAGTGCATGTATCCACTTAACCCAGAAATAATTTCTGCACTACCCAATATAAATAAACCTAGTACACTAACAACTCCAAACAAGACAGGTACAATTGCTAAAAATCTAATTGTCCACAAAGAAGTTTCTACAAAATGCTCTAATTTTTGTTTAT contains:
- a CDS encoding YqhA family protein; this encodes MNHKQKLEHFVETSLWTIRFLAIVPVLFGVVSVLGLFILGSAEIISGLSGYMHFKHEETAKIILGGIIGGIDLYLIGIVLMIFSFGIYELFISKIDVGRQNEEIQILEIKSLDQLKDKVLKVIVMVLVVAFFKKVLEMPIATTLDLLYLAISILLIAASSYLLRSKHDMHT